A single genomic interval of Rosistilla ulvae harbors:
- a CDS encoding efflux RND transporter permease subunit produces MLNLIIRFCVKEPWLVVLLTVGLSVAGWISFKSIPIDAIPNIGENQVIVLTPWPGRSPKDIEDQVTYPLSVSLLAVPGAESVRGKSMFGYSFVQVTFKDEIDFYWARSRVSEQLGSAASQLPDGVVPQLGPDATGLGQVYYYTLQPPEEGMGLAELRSMQDFVVKYELQAVEGVSEVASIGGYVRQYQIEVDPDKLRFHNVSLDKLAMAINGSNLDVGAKTVETTGMEFIVRSKGFLGSGGDKNKAVEDIEDTVIMQRDGVPVRVRDIANVQIGPDFRRGALDYNGAEAVGGVVVMRYGENPRVVIDRVKEKIAAITPSLQGVTIHGVYDRSGLIDETMATLTHALRDEIIITAIIILLFLLHIRSSFVVAICLPAAVLMSFIAMRVVGVGANIMSLAGIAIAIGTMVDMAIIVSENIYQHLSDWESGSEEARIKQPRTEVVYEATVEVAPAVVTAVATTIVSFLPVFFLTGRDYKLFSPLAYTKTFAIAAAMIAAVTIVPALCRLMLRSSVRRRSTALVAALSLSGLLGAASHFLWGSRLAERFGLETWFVTAIAATIGFIGGWQLMRERIRPIEEIPSSRFVRWIYAARLRHALNHKAFALSFPLVLLIIGVGAYVGMPTVLRPVEKVANFFGAELNDFPGYVDAKHVFTGLQSDDWIALDEGSWFYMPTLYPAASFSQAMQVLQTQDVLIGQIPEVKDVLGKIGRVESALDPAPAAMVETYVMLKPESEWREGVTARDVWDEINRVATLPGVTPASALQPIEGRVVMLQSGIKAPMAIRVYGNQLDELADAAMNVSAELKKSPLINAGTVNPDIVLGKPYVEFTVDREAASRYGMSSSMVNQVIETALGGMNLIKTVEGRERYPVRLRYNRDLREQIDGLERLPVVTQSGAVVPLEELAKLETTWGPGAINSENGRLVAHVSFMTNGSKGDLESVSAIEEQLRKAQSLPPSDPNRLSLPAGYSLEAVGSFRNQIEANRRLMWIIPMVICINLMLLYMEFRNLSISLAVFSGIPVAFAGGMIAVATMGVELNTAVWVGFIALFGLAVDDGVVMATYIHQLLKKRKIESVEDIRNVVYEAGLKRIRPCMMTTVTTLAALIPVLIATGRGADVARAMAIPVFGGMLAEPFTSFIVPTLYCGYLELKMRFGFQDELWEGTEAMPEEELMKAA; encoded by the coding sequence ATGCTAAATCTAATCATTCGCTTTTGCGTTAAAGAACCCTGGCTGGTGGTATTGCTGACCGTTGGTCTAAGCGTCGCGGGCTGGATCAGTTTCAAGTCGATTCCGATCGACGCGATTCCTAACATTGGCGAGAACCAAGTCATCGTGTTGACGCCTTGGCCGGGTCGCTCGCCAAAGGACATCGAAGACCAGGTCACCTATCCGCTGAGCGTTTCGTTGCTCGCTGTTCCCGGTGCGGAGTCGGTGCGTGGCAAGAGCATGTTCGGATACAGCTTTGTCCAGGTCACGTTCAAGGACGAAATTGACTTCTATTGGGCACGCAGTCGAGTTTCTGAGCAACTCGGCAGTGCGGCGTCACAGTTGCCCGATGGCGTCGTGCCACAACTTGGCCCGGACGCGACCGGATTGGGACAGGTTTACTACTACACGCTTCAGCCACCCGAGGAAGGCATGGGGCTGGCGGAACTTCGCAGCATGCAAGACTTCGTTGTGAAGTACGAGTTGCAGGCGGTCGAAGGGGTCAGCGAGGTCGCGTCGATCGGCGGTTACGTTCGCCAGTATCAGATCGAAGTCGATCCCGACAAGCTTCGCTTCCACAACGTATCGCTAGATAAGTTGGCGATGGCGATCAATGGATCGAATTTGGACGTCGGTGCAAAGACGGTTGAGACGACCGGCATGGAGTTCATCGTCCGCAGCAAGGGGTTCCTCGGCTCTGGCGGTGACAAAAACAAAGCGGTCGAGGACATCGAGGACACCGTCATCATGCAGCGTGACGGAGTTCCCGTTCGCGTCCGTGACATTGCCAATGTGCAGATTGGCCCTGACTTTCGTCGCGGTGCATTGGACTACAACGGAGCCGAAGCGGTCGGCGGCGTGGTCGTGATGCGATATGGCGAAAATCCGCGAGTCGTCATTGACCGCGTGAAAGAGAAGATCGCCGCGATCACACCATCGCTGCAAGGAGTGACCATCCACGGCGTCTACGATCGCAGCGGACTGATCGACGAGACGATGGCGACGCTGACGCATGCGTTACGTGACGAGATCATCATTACTGCGATCATCATCCTCTTGTTTCTATTGCACATTCGCAGCAGTTTCGTCGTTGCGATCTGTTTGCCGGCAGCAGTGCTGATGTCGTTCATTGCGATGCGAGTGGTCGGCGTCGGTGCGAACATCATGTCGCTGGCGGGGATTGCGATCGCGATCGGCACGATGGTCGACATGGCGATCATTGTTTCGGAGAACATCTACCAGCATCTTTCGGATTGGGAGTCTGGTAGCGAAGAGGCGAGAATCAAACAACCTCGAACGGAAGTCGTCTACGAAGCAACGGTCGAAGTCGCACCGGCCGTCGTGACCGCCGTGGCGACAACCATTGTCAGTTTCTTGCCAGTCTTCTTTTTGACCGGTCGCGATTACAAACTGTTCTCCCCGCTGGCTTACACCAAGACATTTGCGATTGCTGCAGCGATGATCGCGGCCGTCACGATTGTGCCCGCCTTGTGTCGATTGATGTTGCGGAGCAGCGTGCGTCGAAGATCGACCGCACTGGTTGCCGCGCTGTCGCTCTCCGGATTGCTCGGTGCCGCGTCCCATTTCTTGTGGGGATCACGGCTCGCAGAACGCTTTGGCTTAGAAACCTGGTTTGTGACCGCCATTGCGGCCACGATCGGGTTCATTGGCGGATGGCAGTTGATGCGAGAACGAATTCGGCCGATCGAAGAGATTCCTTCCAGCCGCTTCGTTCGCTGGATATACGCAGCGCGACTACGACATGCGCTCAATCACAAAGCATTCGCACTTTCGTTTCCGTTGGTGCTGTTGATCATCGGCGTGGGAGCCTACGTCGGAATGCCGACCGTACTTCGTCCAGTTGAAAAGGTCGCGAACTTCTTTGGTGCCGAACTGAACGATTTCCCCGGCTACGTCGATGCCAAACACGTCTTCACCGGTTTGCAAAGTGACGACTGGATCGCGTTGGACGAGGGAAGCTGGTTCTACATGCCGACGCTCTATCCAGCGGCAAGCTTCTCGCAAGCGATGCAGGTGCTGCAGACGCAGGATGTTCTGATCGGTCAGATTCCCGAAGTCAAAGATGTGCTTGGCAAGATCGGTCGCGTCGAATCGGCACTCGATCCCGCGCCAGCCGCGATGGTCGAAACCTACGTGATGCTCAAGCCCGAAAGCGAGTGGCGAGAAGGCGTCACTGCTCGCGACGTGTGGGACGAAATCAACCGCGTCGCCACGTTGCCCGGTGTCACGCCCGCGTCGGCGTTACAACCGATCGAGGGCCGCGTGGTGATGTTGCAGTCCGGCATCAAGGCACCGATGGCCATTCGAGTTTACGGCAACCAGCTTGACGAATTGGCTGACGCGGCGATGAATGTTTCGGCTGAATTGAAGAAGTCACCGCTGATCAACGCCGGCACGGTCAATCCCGACATCGTGCTTGGCAAACCCTACGTCGAGTTCACGGTCGATCGTGAGGCGGCATCGCGGTACGGGATGAGTTCGTCGATGGTGAATCAAGTCATCGAAACGGCACTCGGCGGAATGAATCTGATCAAGACGGTCGAAGGACGAGAGCGTTATCCCGTACGACTGCGGTACAACCGCGACCTTCGTGAACAGATCGACGGTTTGGAACGCTTGCCCGTCGTCACGCAGTCGGGGGCCGTCGTTCCCTTGGAAGAACTCGCAAAGCTGGAAACGACCTGGGGGCCGGGTGCAATCAACAGCGAAAACGGTCGACTCGTCGCTCATGTTTCGTTCATGACCAATGGCAGCAAGGGAGATTTAGAATCGGTCTCCGCGATCGAAGAACAGCTCCGCAAGGCTCAGTCGCTACCTCCGTCCGATCCGAATCGGTTGTCATTGCCAGCCGGCTATTCCCTCGAAGCCGTCGGCAGCTTCCGTAATCAAATCGAAGCCAATCGACGCTTGATGTGGATCATTCCGATGGTGATTTGCATCAATCTGATGTTGCTTTACATGGAGTTCCGAAACCTCTCGATTTCGTTAGCGGTGTTCTCCGGTATCCCCGTCGCCTTCGCTGGCGGCATGATCGCAGTTGCAACGATGGGCGTGGAACTCAACACGGCAGTTTGGGTTGGTTTCATCGCGTTGTTCGGTCTCGCGGTTGACGATGGCGTCGTGATGGCGACCTACATCCATCAGCTTCTCAAGAAACGCAAGATCGAATCGGTCGAAGACATTCGCAACGTGGTTTACGAAGCGGGACTCAAACGCATTCGACCCTGCATGATGACTACGGTCACGACGCTGGCTGCATTGATTCCGGTGTTGATTGCGACAGGCCGTGGTGCTGACGTTGCCCGAGCGATGGCGATTCCCGTGTTTGGTGGCATGCTAGCCGAACCATTCACTTCGTTCATCGTGCCGACGCTTTATTGCGGCTACCTGGAATTGAAAATGCGTTTCGGATTTCAAGACGAGCTTTGGGAAGGCACCGAAGCGATGCCGGAGGAGGAACTCATGAAAGCGGCATAA